A DNA window from Vigna unguiculata cultivar IT97K-499-35 chromosome 10, ASM411807v1, whole genome shotgun sequence contains the following coding sequences:
- the LOC114166374 gene encoding TMV resistance protein N-like isoform X1: protein MVLTRFHGYKQILIFCYFEWFCVCKEIISHVLHYCFLFQHFRTSPVSSMEFASSTSKLPQMYDMLINFNGEDIHRKFVSHLDSVLSAAGLTTLLHHQNAVNDMDIQQPILNLCRVAIVVFTKTYSQSAWCLHQLQQIIEWHKTYYRHVLPVYYEIQPSDVRLQRGDFGKTLKATAQQSFSAQQLEHGMSGWNHALSKTADFFGWDESNYRSDAEVVDKIVKSVLNLAVLSATKFPVGLQSRMEEVIQIIKKESTKVCRIAICGKGGSGKTTLAKAIYDQIHDTFTEKFFIEDFEQKQLCSIEMGRSLIPERIYGKKVLIVLDDVNFSYYLEMIVRSRFGEGTVIIVTTTKQNPPFTRDLYSIFQINLMNPNESLELLSWHAFREAKPKDEYHFLAKRVVAYCGGLPLLLEVIGSCLYERTKEEWNNVLSRLERLPQHKVLEILKISFDGLPNQYERNLFLDICCFFVGKDRVYVTKILNGCGVNAESGIRILIERSLIIVKNNKFGLHPLLREMAREIVAKITSGKEPEKTSRLWFDKDVLLEHILFSSQDKKVIQRFPPKWFLTVRDFFKHDYLEVRDAIRRMKLGGHCEYRSKELGWIRLENFSSEFLPIGFLRDAIAIDLKHSLPRLVWKEPQVLASLTVLNLSHSKYLTETPDFSRLPSLEQLILKDCPRLCEVHQSIGGLCNLTLLNLKDCTRIKNLPREIYMLKSLKTLILSGCSGIHLMEKDIRQMESLITLITESTVMKQVPFSIVSSKSIGYLSLRGFEGLSHNLFPFIMRSWMLPSMNPLSYYHSFCMDVEVNSWDDIAPLLRILVNLRSVLLQCETEFQLSKQVQDILVEYGVNITESHTSKQHFRSLLIGDGRCKEFLDAFSDSISEVFAGSESCDVSLPGDNNPNCLADMGEGYSVSFTVPRDRDIKGMALCAVYLSTPEIVATEDLRSVLIVNYTKCTLHIHNHGTVIFFNDKDWEGIISNLGSGDKVEIFVIFGHGLVVRRTIVYLIFGESYDIEKESTSKKNSLIRFIKKL, encoded by the exons ATGGTCTTAACGCGCTTCCACGgctataaacaaatattaatcttTTGCTACTTTGAATGGTTTTGTGTCTGTAAAGAGATCATCTCTCATGTGTTGCATTATTGCTTTCTCTTCCAACACTTCAGAACGTCACCAGTTTCTTCCATGGAATTCGCCTCTTCAACTTCCAAACTTCCACAGATGTATGATATGCTGATTAACTTCAATGGAGAAGACATCCACAGGAAATTTGTTTCTCATCTCGATTCTGTCCTCTCTGCTGCTGGACTCACCACTCTCCTTCACCACCAGAATGCAGTCAACGACATGGATATCCAACAACCTATTCTCAATCTCTGTCGTGTAGCAATTGTTGTTTTCACCAAAACCTATTCTCAATCTGCTTGGTGTCTTCATCAGCTTCAACAAATCATTGAGTGGCACAAAACTTATTACCGACATGTTCTGCCCGTATATTACGAAATTCAGCCATCTGATGTTCGTCTTCAAAGGGGTGATTTTGGAAAAACCCTCAAAGCAACTGCACAGCAATCATTTTCAGCACAACAACTGGAGCATGGCATGTCCGGGTGGAACCACGCACTCAGCAAAACTGCAGATTTTTTTGGATGGGATGAGAGCAATTACAG GAGTGATGCTGAAGTAGTGGACAAAATTGTTAAGAGCGTTCTTAATTTAGCAGTCTTGTCTGCTACTAAATTTCCAGTTGGATTACAATCCCGTATGGAGGAAGtgattcaaattataaaaaaagaatccACGAAAGTTTGTAGGATAGCGATATGTGGAAAGGGAGGGTCAGGTAAAACCACACTTGCTAAAGCCATCTATGATCAAATTCATGATACATTCACAGAGAAATTTTTCATTGAagattttgaacaaaaacaacTTTGTAGCATTGAGATGGGAAGAAGTTTGATTCCGGAAAGAATTTATGGGAAAAAGGTGCTCATTGTACTTGACGATGtgaatttttcttattatttagaAATGATTGTAAGGTCACGTTTCGGTGAAGGAACTGTAATAATCgttacaacaacaaaacaaaacccaCCGTTCACAAGAGAtctttattctatttttcaGATAAACTTAATGAACCCAAACGAGTCCCTTGAGCTTCTTAGTTGGCACGCATTTAGAGAAGCAAAACCAAAAGACGAATACCATTTCCTTGCAAAAAGAGTAGTTGCTTATTGTGGAGGACTACCTCTACTTCTTGAAGTCATTGGAAGTTGTTTGTATGAAAGGACGAAGGAAGAATGGAATAACGTATTGTCAAGATTAGAACGTCTTCCCCAGCATAAAGTTCTAGAGATATTGAAAATAAGTTTCGACGGTTTACCTAATCAATATGAAAGAAATTTATTCCTTGATATATGTTGTTTCTTTGTTGGTAAAGATAGAGTCTATGTTACAAAGATCCTGAATGGTTGTGGAGTAAACGCTGAAAGTGGAATCAGAATTCTCATAGAACGTAGTCtcataatagttaaaaataacaaGTTTGGATTGCATCCTTTGCTAAGAGAAATGGCAAGAGAAATTGTTGCCAAAATTACTTCAGGAAAGGAACCTGAGAAGACCAGTCGACTGTGGTTTGATAAGGATGTACTGTTAGAGCATATT ctATTTTCATCACAGGATAAAAAAGTCATTCAGAGATTCCCTCCGAAATGGTTTCTAACTGTAAGAGATTTCTTCAAACATGATTATTTAGAGGTAAGAGACGCAATAAGAAGGATGAAACTCGGTGGACATTGTGAGTACCGCTCTAAGGAACTAGGATGGATTAGGTTGGAAAATTTTTCTTCAGAATTCCTACCTATTGGATTTCTACGTGATGCAATAGCCATTGATTTAAAACACAGTCTTCCTCGACTCGTCTGGAAAGAACCCCAG GTTTTGGCATCACTAACAGTCCTTAATCTTAGTCACTCCAAGTACTTGACAGAAACCCCTGACTTTTCGAGACTACCAAGTCTTGAACAACTCATTCTCAAAGATTGCCCAAGATTGTGCGAAGTGCACCAATCTATTGGAGGTCTCTGCAATCTTACACTTCTAAATTTGAAGGACTGTACAAGGATAAAGAATCTTCCCAGAGAGATATATATGTTGAAATCTTTAAAAACACTCATTCTTTCTGGTTGTTCCGGGATTCACCTAATGGAAAAAGATATAAGGCAAATGGAATCCTTGATAACTCTAATTACTGAAAGTACAGTTATGAAACAAGTTCCTTTTTCAATTGTAAGCTCAAAAAGTATTGGATATTTGTCTCTTCGAGGATTTGAGGGATTATCACAtaatctttttccttttatcatgCGGTCTTGGATGTTGCCATCAATGAACCCCCTATCTTATTATCATTCCTTTTGCATGGATGTGGAAGTTAATAGTTGGGATGATATTGCGCCATTACTTAGGATCCTTGTCAATCTTCGAAGTGTTTTGTTGCAATGTGAGACGGAGTTTCAACTATCTAAGCAAGTACAAGATATTTTGGTCGAATATGGTGTAAATATTACAGAATCACACACTTCAAAGCAGCACTTCAGGTCTCTTTTGATCGGTGATGGAAGATGCAAAGAATTCCTCGATGCTTTCAGCGATAGCATTTCCGAG GTATTTGCAGGAAGTGAATCTTGTGATGTTTCTCTTCCAGGTGACAATAATCCTAATTGTTTGGCCGATATGGGTGAGGGCTATTCTGTTTCTTTCACTGTGCCTCGGGATCGTGACATAAAGGGAATGGCTTTGTGTGCAGTTTATTTATCAACCCCTGAAATTGTGGCAACCGAAGATCTTAGAAGTGTCTTAATTGTTAATTATACAAAATGCACATTGCATATACACAACCATGGCACGGTAATTTTCTTTAACGATAAAGATTGGGAGggtataatatcaaatttaggATCAGGAGACAAGGTTGAGATTTTCGTGATTTTTGGTCATGGATTGGTAGTGAGGAGAACAATTGTGTATCTTATATTTGGTGAATCATATGACATAGAAAAGGAGTCTACATCAAAGAAAAATTCCCTcattagatttataaaaaaattgtaa
- the LOC114166374 gene encoding putative disease resistance protein At4g11170 isoform X2 codes for MVLTRFHGYKQILIFCYFEWFCVCKEIISHVLHYCFLFQHFRTSPVSSMEFASSTSKLPQMYDMLINFNGEDIHRKFVSHLDSVLSAAGLTTLLHHQNAVNDMDIQQPILNLCRVAIVVFTKTYSQSAWCLHQLQQIIEWHKTYYRHVLPVYYEIQPSDVRLQRGDFGKTLKATAQQSFSAQQLEHGMSGWNHALSKTADFFGWDESNYRSDAEVVDKIVKSVLNLAVLSATKFPVGLQSRMEEVIQIIKKESTKVCRIAICGKGGSGKTTLAKAIYDQIHDTFTEKFFIEDFEQKQLCSIEMGRSLIPERIYGKKINLMNPNESLELLSWHAFREAKPKDEYHFLAKRVVAYCGGLPLLLEVIGSCLYERTKEEWNNVLSRLERLPQHKVLEILKISFDGLPNQYERNLFLDICCFFVGKDRVYVTKILNGCGVNAESGIRILIERSLIIVKNNKFGLHPLLREMAREIVAKITSGKEPEKTSRLWFDKDVLLEHILFSSQDKKVIQRFPPKWFLTVRDFFKHDYLEVRDAIRRMKLGGHCEYRSKELGWIRLENFSSEFLPIGFLRDAIAIDLKHSLPRLVWKEPQVLASLTVLNLSHSKYLTETPDFSRLPSLEQLILKDCPRLCEVHQSIGGLCNLTLLNLKDCTRIKNLPREIYMLKSLKTLILSGCSGIHLMEKDIRQMESLITLITESTVMKQVPFSIVSSKSIGYLSLRGFEGLSHNLFPFIMRSWMLPSMNPLSYYHSFCMDVEVNSWDDIAPLLRILVNLRSVLLQCETEFQLSKQVQDILVEYGVNITESHTSKQHFRSLLIGDGRCKEFLDAFSDSISEVFAGSESCDVSLPGDNNPNCLADMGEGYSVSFTVPRDRDIKGMALCAVYLSTPEIVATEDLRSVLIVNYTKCTLHIHNHGTVIFFNDKDWEGIISNLGSGDKVEIFVIFGHGLVVRRTIVYLIFGESYDIEKESTSKKNSLIRFIKKL; via the exons ATGGTCTTAACGCGCTTCCACGgctataaacaaatattaatcttTTGCTACTTTGAATGGTTTTGTGTCTGTAAAGAGATCATCTCTCATGTGTTGCATTATTGCTTTCTCTTCCAACACTTCAGAACGTCACCAGTTTCTTCCATGGAATTCGCCTCTTCAACTTCCAAACTTCCACAGATGTATGATATGCTGATTAACTTCAATGGAGAAGACATCCACAGGAAATTTGTTTCTCATCTCGATTCTGTCCTCTCTGCTGCTGGACTCACCACTCTCCTTCACCACCAGAATGCAGTCAACGACATGGATATCCAACAACCTATTCTCAATCTCTGTCGTGTAGCAATTGTTGTTTTCACCAAAACCTATTCTCAATCTGCTTGGTGTCTTCATCAGCTTCAACAAATCATTGAGTGGCACAAAACTTATTACCGACATGTTCTGCCCGTATATTACGAAATTCAGCCATCTGATGTTCGTCTTCAAAGGGGTGATTTTGGAAAAACCCTCAAAGCAACTGCACAGCAATCATTTTCAGCACAACAACTGGAGCATGGCATGTCCGGGTGGAACCACGCACTCAGCAAAACTGCAGATTTTTTTGGATGGGATGAGAGCAATTACAG GAGTGATGCTGAAGTAGTGGACAAAATTGTTAAGAGCGTTCTTAATTTAGCAGTCTTGTCTGCTACTAAATTTCCAGTTGGATTACAATCCCGTATGGAGGAAGtgattcaaattataaaaaaagaatccACGAAAGTTTGTAGGATAGCGATATGTGGAAAGGGAGGGTCAGGTAAAACCACACTTGCTAAAGCCATCTATGATCAAATTCATGATACATTCACAGAGAAATTTTTCATTGAagattttgaacaaaaacaacTTTGTAGCATTGAGATGGGAAGAAGTTTGATTCCGGAAAGAATTTATGGGAAAAAG ATAAACTTAATGAACCCAAACGAGTCCCTTGAGCTTCTTAGTTGGCACGCATTTAGAGAAGCAAAACCAAAAGACGAATACCATTTCCTTGCAAAAAGAGTAGTTGCTTATTGTGGAGGACTACCTCTACTTCTTGAAGTCATTGGAAGTTGTTTGTATGAAAGGACGAAGGAAGAATGGAATAACGTATTGTCAAGATTAGAACGTCTTCCCCAGCATAAAGTTCTAGAGATATTGAAAATAAGTTTCGACGGTTTACCTAATCAATATGAAAGAAATTTATTCCTTGATATATGTTGTTTCTTTGTTGGTAAAGATAGAGTCTATGTTACAAAGATCCTGAATGGTTGTGGAGTAAACGCTGAAAGTGGAATCAGAATTCTCATAGAACGTAGTCtcataatagttaaaaataacaaGTTTGGATTGCATCCTTTGCTAAGAGAAATGGCAAGAGAAATTGTTGCCAAAATTACTTCAGGAAAGGAACCTGAGAAGACCAGTCGACTGTGGTTTGATAAGGATGTACTGTTAGAGCATATT ctATTTTCATCACAGGATAAAAAAGTCATTCAGAGATTCCCTCCGAAATGGTTTCTAACTGTAAGAGATTTCTTCAAACATGATTATTTAGAGGTAAGAGACGCAATAAGAAGGATGAAACTCGGTGGACATTGTGAGTACCGCTCTAAGGAACTAGGATGGATTAGGTTGGAAAATTTTTCTTCAGAATTCCTACCTATTGGATTTCTACGTGATGCAATAGCCATTGATTTAAAACACAGTCTTCCTCGACTCGTCTGGAAAGAACCCCAG GTTTTGGCATCACTAACAGTCCTTAATCTTAGTCACTCCAAGTACTTGACAGAAACCCCTGACTTTTCGAGACTACCAAGTCTTGAACAACTCATTCTCAAAGATTGCCCAAGATTGTGCGAAGTGCACCAATCTATTGGAGGTCTCTGCAATCTTACACTTCTAAATTTGAAGGACTGTACAAGGATAAAGAATCTTCCCAGAGAGATATATATGTTGAAATCTTTAAAAACACTCATTCTTTCTGGTTGTTCCGGGATTCACCTAATGGAAAAAGATATAAGGCAAATGGAATCCTTGATAACTCTAATTACTGAAAGTACAGTTATGAAACAAGTTCCTTTTTCAATTGTAAGCTCAAAAAGTATTGGATATTTGTCTCTTCGAGGATTTGAGGGATTATCACAtaatctttttccttttatcatgCGGTCTTGGATGTTGCCATCAATGAACCCCCTATCTTATTATCATTCCTTTTGCATGGATGTGGAAGTTAATAGTTGGGATGATATTGCGCCATTACTTAGGATCCTTGTCAATCTTCGAAGTGTTTTGTTGCAATGTGAGACGGAGTTTCAACTATCTAAGCAAGTACAAGATATTTTGGTCGAATATGGTGTAAATATTACAGAATCACACACTTCAAAGCAGCACTTCAGGTCTCTTTTGATCGGTGATGGAAGATGCAAAGAATTCCTCGATGCTTTCAGCGATAGCATTTCCGAG GTATTTGCAGGAAGTGAATCTTGTGATGTTTCTCTTCCAGGTGACAATAATCCTAATTGTTTGGCCGATATGGGTGAGGGCTATTCTGTTTCTTTCACTGTGCCTCGGGATCGTGACATAAAGGGAATGGCTTTGTGTGCAGTTTATTTATCAACCCCTGAAATTGTGGCAACCGAAGATCTTAGAAGTGTCTTAATTGTTAATTATACAAAATGCACATTGCATATACACAACCATGGCACGGTAATTTTCTTTAACGATAAAGATTGGGAGggtataatatcaaatttaggATCAGGAGACAAGGTTGAGATTTTCGTGATTTTTGGTCATGGATTGGTAGTGAGGAGAACAATTGTGTATCTTATATTTGGTGAATCATATGACATAGAAAAGGAGTCTACATCAAAGAAAAATTCCCTcattagatttataaaaaaattgtaa